The following are from one region of the Paenibacillus protaetiae genome:
- a CDS encoding Vps62-related protein, producing the protein MKAVKKWISVTLLMSAAAASIVWQDKPVSAEGQAPVTIYKDGDYAGASQTLDVGFYNVDKLKAVVGNDAISSLKVAPGYRVTLYSDSNYGGWTKTFTADASWVDDMNDEASSLKVEQIGASHAPVTVYSNAPYGGFEQEFGVGDHNVEELKAGVGNDQISSLRVAPGYKVTLYQDYNFSGGSKVFTSDAMYVDDFNDDVSSLRVEAISPLDATGVAVPDNAYSDASKRQLLQNFAPKIWFAQGESYFPSSVEFTFPYVDRYLNPNSGKYEFKTKTTLDPLTLKLPYFTGDLAHAPIYAFWVEKEYNNVDLVYFQFTPYDLGKNVLGTEVGDHVGDWERITVRLAKFADNGVNYVKPVQVYYGAHSFGTTYRWDEVDKVNGTHPVVYSAQGSHGMWKDPGNHVYQELVIDQLTDVTNQGTAWDTWNNVQAFQYYPNEATGNGLGNAWPTWLDKDYTNPDGGAVYHFGNPQVGTFFGQPLFAEGPTGPQEKTALTSDVLLD; encoded by the coding sequence ATGAAGGCTGTGAAGAAATGGATCTCCGTTACGCTTCTGATGAGCGCTGCCGCTGCGTCTATCGTTTGGCAAGACAAGCCTGTGAGTGCGGAAGGACAAGCTCCGGTCACGATCTACAAAGACGGCGATTACGCCGGCGCATCGCAAACGCTGGATGTTGGTTTCTACAACGTGGACAAGCTTAAGGCCGTCGTAGGAAACGATGCGATTTCTTCTCTCAAAGTTGCACCAGGGTACAGGGTAACGTTGTACAGCGACTCCAATTACGGAGGCTGGACCAAAACATTTACCGCTGACGCAAGCTGGGTGGACGACATGAACGATGAGGCTTCCAGCCTTAAAGTCGAACAAATTGGAGCTTCTCATGCGCCTGTCACCGTTTATTCGAATGCTCCGTACGGCGGGTTTGAGCAGGAGTTTGGCGTTGGCGATCATAACGTGGAAGAGTTGAAGGCCGGCGTAGGCAATGATCAGATTTCCTCGCTAAGAGTCGCTCCGGGCTACAAAGTCACCTTGTATCAGGATTACAACTTCTCGGGCGGTTCGAAAGTATTTACCTCGGACGCGATGTATGTAGACGACTTCAATGACGATGTATCCAGCCTGCGGGTCGAGGCGATCTCTCCGCTGGACGCGACAGGCGTCGCCGTTCCGGACAATGCATACAGCGATGCGTCCAAACGCCAGCTCCTCCAGAACTTTGCGCCAAAAATCTGGTTCGCCCAAGGCGAAAGTTATTTCCCTTCCTCTGTGGAATTTACGTTCCCTTATGTAGACCGTTACTTGAACCCGAACTCTGGCAAATATGAGTTCAAGACGAAAACGACGCTGGACCCGCTTACGCTTAAACTGCCGTATTTCACCGGCGACCTCGCCCATGCGCCTATCTATGCGTTTTGGGTAGAAAAGGAGTACAACAACGTCGACCTCGTCTATTTCCAATTTACGCCTTACGATTTGGGCAAAAACGTGCTTGGCACAGAAGTGGGCGACCATGTCGGCGACTGGGAGCGCATTACGGTCCGCCTGGCCAAGTTTGCCGATAACGGCGTGAATTATGTGAAGCCGGTGCAAGTGTATTATGGGGCGCATTCCTTCGGAACGACGTATCGCTGGGACGAAGTCGACAAAGTGAACGGAACGCATCCGGTTGTTTATTCGGCGCAAGGCTCGCATGGGATGTGGAAGGACCCGGGAAACCATGTGTATCAAGAGCTGGTCATTGATCAACTGACGGACGTCACCAATCAGGGGACGGCTTGGGATACATGGAACAACGTACAGGCGTTCCAATATTACCCGAACGAGGCGACCGGCAACGGCCTTGGCAACGCTTGGCCGACGTGGCTGGACAAAGATTATACGAACCCGGACGGCGGCGCCGTCTATCACTTTGGCAATCCGCAAGTAGGCACCTTCTTTGGCCAGCCGCTGTTCGCCGAAGGCCCAACCGGACCGCAAGAGAAAACAGCTTTAACCAGCGATGTCCTGCTGGACTAA
- a CDS encoding substrate-binding domain-containing protein: protein MMKLQKNKKPLLYMQTAEKVKEEIRRRKLRSHDPVPSEGELAELYSVSRMTAKLALEILAKEGIVYRLPRRGTFMAETQGDAAVQATVAERSSKKRIAMIFPNLDDYTSSIIAAAEREARNSDCYLIVRISTDREDESECLQELYDDRVDGIILYPRGRTKCSEKVLSLNLLNYPLVIIDRIFREVSIDCVYHDHYQGMYNMTEYLIDKGHKEIGYISMAFDGVTSREDRYKGYVQAMLDHGLPINSHNILLQCTEDYMKNLSAPNPQLAKFIGDNPSLTAVVCTDDYLATSCQYTAAYMNRSVPDQLSIVGFSDIQLASLLPVPLTTARQTTEQLGQSSVKLLLKRIENSREGAITIKLNTSIIERSSVRMMQAE from the coding sequence ATGATGAAACTCCAGAAAAATAAAAAACCGCTGCTGTATATGCAGACGGCTGAAAAGGTGAAAGAGGAGATTCGGCGCAGAAAGCTGCGGTCGCATGATCCGGTGCCTTCTGAAGGAGAACTGGCCGAGCTTTATTCTGTGAGCCGGATGACCGCAAAGCTGGCATTGGAGATTTTGGCGAAGGAAGGCATTGTTTACCGTCTGCCGCGAAGAGGGACGTTTATGGCGGAAACACAAGGGGATGCCGCGGTTCAGGCAACGGTGGCGGAGAGGTCTTCCAAGAAGAGAATCGCGATGATTTTTCCCAATCTGGACGATTATACTTCAAGCATTATTGCAGCGGCGGAACGCGAAGCGAGAAACTCGGACTGCTATCTGATCGTACGCATCTCTACGGATCGGGAAGATGAAAGCGAATGCCTCCAGGAGCTGTACGACGACCGGGTGGACGGCATTATTTTGTATCCGCGCGGAAGAACAAAATGCAGCGAGAAGGTATTGTCGCTTAATCTTTTGAACTATCCTCTTGTTATTATTGACCGGATATTCCGGGAGGTCAGCATCGACTGCGTGTATCATGATCATTATCAAGGGATGTATAACATGACGGAATACTTGATTGATAAGGGCCATAAGGAGATCGGGTACATTTCAATGGCGTTTGACGGGGTAACGAGCCGGGAAGACCGGTATAAGGGGTATGTGCAGGCGATGCTGGATCACGGCTTGCCGATTAACAGCCATAATATTTTGCTGCAATGCACAGAGGATTATATGAAAAACTTGAGTGCCCCGAATCCGCAGCTTGCAAAGTTTATCGGCGACAACCCTTCGCTAACCGCAGTAGTGTGCACCGACGATTATTTGGCGACTTCCTGCCAATATACAGCCGCTTATATGAACAGATCCGTTCCCGATCAGCTTTCAATTGTCGGGTTTAGCGATATTCAACTGGCCAGCCTGCTTCCCGTTCCGTTAACAACAGCAAGGCAAACGACCGAACAACTGGGACAATCCTCCGTAAAGCTGCTGCTTAAGAGAATTGAAAACTCGCGAGAAGGAGCCATTACGATAAAATTAAACACCTCAATCATCGAACGCAGCTCCGTTCGCATGATGCAGGCGGAATAA
- a CDS encoding SPFH domain-containing protein — translation MGLFSFIKGQFIEVIEWNENTDSLVYHFPAYDHAIKMGAQLTVREGQAAVFLNEGVVADVFGPGRYELHTQNLPVLTALKSWKYDFNSPFKADVYFMNTTIQTDQKWGTTNPVMMRDKEFGVVRARGFGNYSFKIKDPALFMREILGAQQSFHPEQLGGFFKTMIVSGISDLLAESAIPVIDLAMHYDELSARAAAKIGPNFEAMGLALAGFVIENISLPEEVERMIDRKSSMQIAGNLDQYMKYQTAESIREAANNPGGGLAGAGAGLGAGMAMGQMIQGMMNNPGQPSQPSGDAGETATKKEPAGDVSCSQCGHLLKPEDKFCGECGAARPQRRFCQECGDQLAAEAKFCSSCGTKV, via the coding sequence ATGGGGCTGTTCTCATTCATTAAAGGCCAGTTTATCGAGGTTATTGAGTGGAACGAAAATACGGATTCGCTCGTGTACCATTTTCCCGCATACGATCATGCGATCAAAATGGGGGCGCAGCTGACGGTTCGCGAAGGGCAGGCTGCAGTTTTTTTGAATGAAGGCGTAGTGGCGGACGTGTTTGGACCGGGCAGGTATGAACTGCATACGCAAAACTTGCCGGTGCTGACGGCGCTCAAGTCGTGGAAATACGATTTCAATTCGCCGTTCAAAGCGGATGTTTACTTCATGAATACAACGATCCAGACGGATCAAAAATGGGGCACAACCAATCCCGTCATGATGCGGGATAAAGAATTTGGCGTCGTGCGCGCGCGCGGGTTCGGCAACTATTCTTTTAAAATCAAGGACCCGGCTTTGTTTATGCGTGAAATATTAGGCGCGCAGCAGTCGTTTCATCCGGAGCAGCTTGGCGGTTTTTTCAAAACGATGATCGTGTCGGGCATCAGCGATTTGCTTGCCGAATCGGCGATTCCTGTTATTGATCTTGCCATGCATTACGATGAATTGAGCGCCCGGGCGGCCGCGAAGATTGGCCCGAACTTTGAAGCCATGGGGCTGGCGCTGGCCGGATTCGTGATCGAAAATATTTCCTTGCCGGAAGAAGTCGAACGGATGATCGACCGCAAATCGTCGATGCAAATTGCAGGCAATCTCGACCAGTATATGAAATACCAGACGGCCGAGTCGATCCGCGAAGCTGCGAATAATCCGGGAGGCGGGCTGGCGGGGGCCGGAGCGGGGCTTGGAGCCGGAATGGCGATGGGGCAGATGATTCAAGGGATGATGAATAATCCGGGCCAGCCGTCTCAGCCAAGCGGCGATGCAGGCGAGACGGCGACGAAGAAGGAGCCGGCGGGGGATGTTTCCTGTTCGCAGTGCGGCCATCTGCTGAAGCCGGAGGATAAATTTTGCGGGGAATGCGGAGCTGCACGCCCGCAGCGCCGCTTTTGCCAGGAATGCGGAGATCAGCTGGCTGCGGAGGCCAAATTTTGCTCCAGCTGCGGTACGAAGGTGTAG